A portion of the Corynebacterium rouxii genome contains these proteins:
- a CDS encoding DeoR/GlpR family DNA-binding transcription regulator, translating to MATVEEVNLRQTTIVSLTNETGRSSVTQLAQQFDVTPETIRRDLKSLEQQGLLRRVHGGAVSGSPKLNVDVLAVDDDDDLPIHQSQRRKQSIALTALSLIPGPEASIFIDAGSTTETFANVLARTYLGQNWLVVTTSPNVARTLSSAGVPDVIMVGGFVKARTQAIVGPHAIETLHSMRADIAFLGTNGIDPHKGFTTSDEREAKVKHEMIAHAQTSVILCDSGKIGHSSAVSFAQLAEVDFVVTDRNSPPQLSRQLGEPNLQVVIP from the coding sequence GTGGCTACCGTAGAAGAAGTAAATCTGCGCCAAACAACCATCGTTTCGCTCACCAATGAAACAGGACGATCAAGTGTAACGCAGCTAGCTCAGCAATTTGATGTTACACCTGAAACCATCAGGCGCGACCTGAAAAGTCTAGAGCAACAGGGACTCCTTCGACGTGTTCACGGAGGAGCTGTTTCCGGTAGCCCCAAGCTTAACGTCGATGTGCTCGCTGTAGACGATGACGATGATCTGCCAATTCATCAATCGCAGCGACGCAAGCAAAGCATCGCATTAACTGCTCTATCACTTATTCCTGGCCCTGAAGCATCAATCTTTATAGATGCCGGTTCAACTACAGAAACTTTTGCCAACGTTTTAGCCCGTACATACTTAGGACAAAATTGGCTCGTCGTTACCACTTCGCCGAACGTCGCAAGAACGTTAAGTAGTGCCGGTGTTCCCGATGTAATCATGGTCGGCGGTTTTGTAAAGGCACGCACCCAGGCAATTGTTGGTCCCCACGCCATAGAAACGTTGCACTCTATGCGAGCAGATATCGCCTTTTTAGGCACTAACGGGATTGACCCGCACAAAGGTTTTACAACTTCAGATGAGCGTGAGGCCAAGGTAAAGCACGAGATGATCGCCCATGCACAAACGTCTGTCATTCTCTGCGATTCCGGAAAAATCGGACATAGTTCGGCAGTCAGTTTTGCACAGCTCGCAGAGGTCGACTTTGTTGTTACTGATCGCAATTCTCCTCCTCAGCTTTCCCGCCAGCTCGGCGAACCGAATTTACAAGTGGTGATCCCGTGA
- the pfkB gene encoding 1-phosphofructokinase: protein MILTFTPNPSIDKTLQLDSVLTRGEVQRLSGVQTVAGGKGINVAVALTKAQADTVALYPAHPDDPFNRLIRESQIPAQRVTIRGEVRINTTVTEPDGTTTKLNIQGPQIYEDELQALEKNLLERAAGCSWAVLAGSLPPGVPTDWYVHVTKLLNSRHPSLRIAIDTSDVPLQKVGESFGHCALSLIKPNGMELGQLVGVDGYALEKEAAQGNFEPVVCAARKAILQGVEKVLVTLGAAGAVLVTKDNAWKAAPPPITVLSTVGAGDASLAGFILASEEGLPPEKCLTQAVAYGAAAASFAGTHMPYPHQIDVDHTSVTPLP, encoded by the coding sequence GTGATTCTGACGTTTACCCCAAATCCCAGCATCGATAAGACCCTCCAGCTGGATTCCGTACTTACTCGAGGCGAAGTACAACGTTTGTCAGGTGTACAAACTGTTGCAGGAGGAAAGGGGATAAACGTTGCTGTCGCTTTAACAAAGGCACAGGCGGACACCGTAGCTCTTTACCCAGCCCATCCGGATGATCCTTTTAATAGACTGATACGTGAGTCGCAAATCCCAGCACAAAGAGTGACAATTCGCGGTGAAGTGCGAATAAACACGACAGTAACTGAGCCTGACGGCACAACCACAAAGCTCAATATTCAAGGCCCGCAAATCTACGAAGACGAGTTGCAAGCCTTAGAGAAAAATCTCCTAGAACGCGCGGCAGGTTGCTCTTGGGCAGTTCTCGCGGGTTCATTACCTCCAGGAGTCCCTACTGACTGGTATGTACATGTGACAAAATTGCTCAATTCTCGCCACCCCTCACTACGAATCGCAATTGATACTTCCGATGTGCCACTACAAAAAGTTGGTGAATCGTTTGGCCACTGCGCATTGTCACTAATAAAACCTAATGGCATGGAACTTGGTCAACTCGTCGGAGTTGATGGATATGCTTTAGAAAAAGAAGCAGCACAAGGAAACTTCGAGCCCGTTGTCTGTGCAGCTCGAAAAGCGATCCTCCAAGGGGTCGAAAAGGTGCTCGTAACCCTGGGAGCCGCTGGCGCTGTATTAGTCACAAAAGATAATGCATGGAAAGCTGCACCCCCACCTATTACTGTGCTTTCTACAGTGGGAGCTGGTGACGCCTCCTTGGCGGGTTTTATTCTTGCTTCTGAAGAAGGGCTGCCTCCGGAAAAATGCCTAACTCAGGCTGTCGCTTACGGCGCAGCCGCTGCTAGTTTTGCAGGGACTCACATGCCATACCCTCACCAAATTGACGTCGATCACACATCTGTCACACCCCTCCCCTAA
- a CDS encoding PTS sugar transporter subunit IIB, whose protein sequence is MAADSLASADVVIFATDIGVRDRERFKGKRILKCSPRQAIRDPNDTLSAALALINTPVNTAAQPQTTHRVSDTAYDLERKMRHAAMTGVSYMDPFVAAGGFLLALGFLLGGYDIATGWQAIAVQHSRTDLPSHDVIIDTATG, encoded by the coding sequence ATGGCAGCGGATTCGCTTGCTTCAGCTGATGTAGTTATCTTTGCGACCGATATTGGAGTTCGCGACCGGGAACGATTCAAAGGAAAACGAATCCTTAAATGCAGCCCACGACAGGCTATCCGCGACCCAAACGATACCCTTAGTGCCGCACTTGCACTCATAAATACTCCAGTGAATACGGCAGCGCAGCCACAGACAACTCATCGTGTTTCGGACACAGCCTACGATTTAGAAAGAAAAATGCGCCACGCTGCAATGACCGGTGTTTCTTACATGGATCCGTTTGTGGCAGCCGGCGGATTTCTCTTGGCCCTTGGATTTCTCTTAGGCGGCTACGACATAGCTACCGGGTGGCAGGCAATAGCCGTCCAGCATTCGCGCACCGATCTGCCCAGCCACGATGTGATCATCGATACGGCTACAGGGTAA
- the ptsP gene encoding phosphoenolpyruvate--protein phosphotransferase translates to MTDTIIKGTGVVSGVRYAKAVWISPRPQLPQAGEVVDEADRAQQLDNFVAAADAVAQRLLDRSEHAEGAASEVLKATAGMVKDRGWQKAVKKGIQGGHPAEYAVVAATTKFVSMFEAAGGVMAERTTDLRDIRDRVIAELRGDLEPGLPDVHEHVVLFADDLSPADTAALNTDYFVGLVTELGGPTSHTAIIARQLNVPCIVAAGEKIHKIEVGADVLIDGALGTVTLDADPETARAAELESRMLAERIAQWKGPAETKDGHRVQLLANVQDGKAARIAATESQAEGIGLFRTEMCFLTATEEPSVDEQAAVYKKVLEQFPDSKVVVRSLDAGSDKPVAFASMADEMNPALGVRGLRVARANESLLTRQLDAIAQAAHELGRDENSPTWVMAPMVATAREARWFAGLCAERGLTAGAMIEVPAASLMADKLMPYLDFVSIGTNDLTQYTMAADRMSPQLAYLTDPWQPAVLRLIKHTCEEGKRFNTAVGVCGEAAADPLLACVLTGLGVNSLSAASTAIAGVGAQLASVDFETCVRAAEAAVNAEGAIDARAAVRKVLQP, encoded by the coding sequence ATGACAGACACAATTATTAAGGGTACTGGCGTAGTTTCCGGTGTCCGTTATGCCAAAGCCGTGTGGATTAGCCCGCGGCCACAGCTTCCCCAGGCAGGAGAGGTTGTTGACGAAGCTGATCGTGCTCAACAGTTAGATAACTTCGTTGCAGCGGCAGATGCTGTGGCACAACGCCTTCTTGATCGTTCCGAACATGCCGAGGGGGCAGCGTCGGAGGTGCTAAAAGCTACTGCAGGAATGGTCAAAGACCGCGGCTGGCAGAAGGCCGTCAAGAAGGGCATTCAAGGCGGACACCCAGCTGAGTATGCAGTTGTTGCTGCGACCACCAAGTTTGTTTCAATGTTTGAGGCAGCTGGCGGAGTAATGGCGGAGCGTACGACAGACCTTCGCGATATTCGCGATCGTGTGATTGCTGAGCTACGAGGAGATCTTGAACCTGGACTTCCAGATGTTCATGAGCACGTTGTGCTTTTCGCCGATGATCTTTCCCCCGCAGATACCGCAGCCTTGAATACCGACTATTTTGTCGGTCTTGTAACTGAATTGGGTGGTCCAACCAGCCACACCGCGATTATTGCACGCCAGCTCAATGTTCCGTGCATTGTCGCAGCCGGTGAGAAAATTCACAAGATTGAAGTGGGCGCAGACGTGCTTATCGACGGTGCATTGGGCACCGTAACTCTCGATGCAGACCCTGAAACCGCTCGTGCAGCTGAATTGGAATCGCGCATGCTAGCTGAGCGCATCGCGCAGTGGAAAGGACCAGCCGAAACTAAGGACGGTCATCGAGTGCAGCTACTTGCGAACGTACAAGACGGAAAAGCTGCACGGATCGCTGCAACGGAGAGTCAGGCTGAAGGTATTGGTTTGTTCCGTACTGAAATGTGTTTCTTGACCGCTACAGAAGAACCAAGCGTTGATGAACAAGCGGCTGTCTACAAAAAAGTTTTGGAACAATTTCCAGATTCCAAGGTTGTTGTTCGTTCGCTAGATGCAGGTTCTGACAAACCAGTTGCCTTTGCCTCTATGGCCGACGAGATGAATCCTGCTCTGGGTGTTCGCGGTCTTCGCGTAGCCCGTGCTAATGAGTCATTGTTGACTCGCCAGTTGGACGCTATCGCACAAGCCGCTCATGAGCTTGGTCGAGATGAGAATTCCCCAACTTGGGTTATGGCGCCTATGGTGGCCACAGCGCGAGAAGCACGCTGGTTCGCAGGGCTTTGCGCAGAACGAGGGCTAACCGCTGGTGCAATGATTGAGGTCCCTGCAGCGTCGCTAATGGCAGATAAGCTCATGCCATATCTAGATTTCGTCTCTATTGGTACTAATGATCTCACGCAGTACACCATGGCAGCAGACAGAATGTCTCCTCAGCTTGCGTATCTGACAGATCCATGGCAGCCCGCAGTGTTGCGTTTGATTAAGCACACTTGTGAAGAGGGCAAACGTTTTAACACCGCTGTGGGCGTGTGTGGCGAGGCAGCAGCAGACCCATTGTTGGCATGTGTCCTTACAGGTTTAGGCGTCAATTCGCTGTCGGCTGCATCGACAGCGATCGCTGGTGTGGGTGCACAATTAGCATCTGTTGATTTTGAAACATGTGTTCGTGCTGCAGAGGCAGCTGTCAATGCAGAAGGCGCAATCGATGCACGAGCCGCTGTGCGTAAGGTATTGCAGCCTTAA
- a CDS encoding HPr family phosphocarrier protein, translating into MASKTVSVGSSVGLHARPASIIAEAAGEFDEDIFLTIEGEDDDETDAASSLMIMALGAEKGDKVTVTSENPEAVEKIAALIEKDLDAV; encoded by the coding sequence ATGGCTTCCAAGACCGTTTCTGTCGGATCCTCCGTCGGCCTGCATGCACGCCCAGCGTCGATCATTGCAGAGGCAGCCGGTGAATTTGATGAGGATATCTTCCTCACCATCGAAGGCGAAGACGATGATGAGACCGATGCAGCCTCATCTCTCATGATCATGGCTTTGGGTGCAGAGAAGGGCGATAAGGTTACTGTCACCTCCGAAAACCCTGAGGCTGTTGAGAAGATCGCAGCATTGATCGAAAAGGATCTCGACGCCGTTTAA